One part of the Bradyrhizobium sp. CB1650 genome encodes these proteins:
- a CDS encoding aspartate/glutamate racemase family protein — MRIALIHALKHSIAPIEAAFARAWPQARLMNLLDDSLSADLARDGELNDAVTERFLALGDYAAATGANAILFTCSAFGPCIEAVARAHAPMPVLKPNEAMIERAVTMGKRIGLLSTFPPTLASMPPEFPTSVQVVPKLAEGALAALDRGDRAEHDRLIAQASRDLRDCDVVALAQFSIAATAPLVAEATGRPVVTTPDSAVEKLMKLLGATA; from the coding sequence ATGCGCATCGCCCTCATCCACGCTCTCAAGCATTCCATCGCGCCGATCGAGGCTGCGTTTGCACGGGCCTGGCCGCAGGCACGGTTGATGAACCTGCTCGATGACAGCCTGTCGGCCGATCTGGCGCGCGACGGCGAGCTCAACGATGCCGTGACCGAGCGCTTCCTGGCGCTCGGCGATTATGCAGCGGCGACGGGCGCAAATGCGATCCTGTTCACCTGCTCGGCCTTCGGCCCTTGCATCGAGGCAGTCGCGCGCGCGCATGCGCCGATGCCGGTGCTCAAGCCCAACGAAGCGATGATCGAGCGAGCCGTGACGATGGGCAAGCGGATCGGCCTGCTTTCAACCTTCCCGCCGACGCTGGCCTCGATGCCGCCGGAGTTCCCAACCTCCGTCCAGGTCGTGCCGAAGCTTGCCGAGGGCGCACTGGCCGCGCTCGACCGCGGCGACCGCGCCGAGCACGACCGGTTGATCGCGCAGGCCTCGCGCGACTTGCGCGACTGCGACGTCGTCGCGCTCGCGCAGTTCAGCATCGCCGCCACTGCGCCGTTGGTCGCGGAAGCAACCGGCCGCCCCGTCGTAACCACGCCGGACAGCGCCGTCGAGAAGCTGATGAAGTTGCTTGGAGCAACGGCCTAA
- a CDS encoding amidase family protein, whose product MSQDLIRETACAVVDKLRSGDVTPLELLDVLEQRIAEVDDKVNALPILCFDRARDSAKALMRRPAGARGLLAGLPVPIKDLSDVAGVLNTQGSPIFRDNIPAKSDLMVENLEANGAVVYAKSNTPEFGAGANTFNEVFGATLNPWDTSKSAAGSSGGAAVALATGMAWLAHGSDMGGSLRNPASFCGIVGMRPSIGRVAHTPKSAIDRNLGVQGPMARNVEDLALLLDAMSGDYAADPLSLPAPATSFLSAARSGRKPMRIAYSPDFGITPVDPEVKAITRKAAERFTEAGATVEEAHPDWRDAHECFHVLRAFDFAISKAQLLRTKRDLLKPEVIWNIEEGLKLTVEQLERAEAQRVGMTARAVEFFKSYDLLLAPATIVPPFPVGNRYVAECAGKRFDNYVEWLGIVYAVTLACCPSLSLPCGFTASGLPVGVQIVGAPRADAQVLAGAKVLEDILGLRETTPIDPRVKK is encoded by the coding sequence TTGTCTCAAGACCTGATCCGCGAAACCGCATGTGCCGTCGTCGACAAGCTGCGTTCGGGTGATGTCACGCCGCTCGAACTGCTGGATGTGCTGGAGCAGCGCATCGCGGAGGTCGACGACAAGGTCAACGCGCTGCCAATTCTGTGCTTCGATCGTGCGCGGGATAGCGCGAAGGCGCTGATGCGGAGGCCGGCCGGTGCACGCGGACTGCTCGCGGGCCTGCCGGTGCCGATCAAGGATCTTTCCGACGTCGCCGGCGTCTTGAACACGCAGGGCTCGCCGATCTTCAGGGACAACATTCCCGCAAAATCCGACCTCATGGTCGAGAACCTCGAGGCCAACGGCGCGGTCGTCTACGCCAAATCCAACACGCCGGAATTCGGCGCCGGCGCCAACACCTTCAACGAAGTGTTCGGCGCGACGCTCAATCCTTGGGATACGTCGAAGTCGGCGGCGGGGTCCTCGGGCGGCGCGGCGGTCGCGCTCGCCACCGGCATGGCCTGGCTCGCGCACGGCTCCGATATGGGCGGAAGCTTGCGCAACCCCGCGAGCTTCTGCGGCATCGTCGGCATGCGGCCGAGTATCGGCCGCGTCGCGCACACGCCGAAATCGGCGATCGACCGCAACCTCGGCGTCCAGGGCCCGATGGCCCGCAATGTCGAGGACCTTGCGCTGCTGCTGGATGCCATGAGCGGCGACTACGCGGCCGATCCGCTGTCGCTGCCGGCGCCGGCAACCTCATTCCTGTCGGCCGCGCGCTCCGGCAGAAAGCCGATGCGCATCGCCTATTCGCCCGATTTCGGCATCACGCCGGTCGATCCCGAAGTCAAGGCGATCACGCGCAAGGCGGCGGAACGCTTCACTGAGGCCGGCGCCACGGTCGAGGAGGCACATCCGGACTGGCGCGATGCACATGAATGCTTCCACGTGCTGCGCGCCTTCGATTTCGCGATCAGCAAGGCGCAATTGTTGCGGACCAAGCGCGATCTCCTCAAGCCCGAGGTGATCTGGAACATCGAGGAAGGCCTCAAACTCACAGTCGAGCAACTCGAACGCGCCGAGGCGCAGCGCGTCGGAATGACCGCGCGCGCGGTCGAATTCTTCAAGTCCTATGATCTGCTGCTGGCGCCGGCGACGATCGTGCCACCCTTCCCGGTCGGAAACCGCTATGTCGCGGAGTGCGCCGGCAAGAGGTTTGACAATTATGTCGAATGGCTCGGCATCGTCTATGCTGTCACGCTCGCCTGCTGTCCCTCGCTGTCGCTGCCCTGCGGCTTCACCGCCTCGGGCCTGCCGGTCGGCGTCCAGATCGTCGGCGCTCCGCGCGCCGACGCGCAGGTGCTCGCGGGCGCAAAGGTGCTGGAGGACATTCTGGGTCTGCGTGAGACGACGCCGATCGATCCAAGGGTGAAGAAGTAA
- a CDS encoding SDR family oxidoreductase yields MDLHLRGKRVLITGASKGIGAAAAEAFAEEGCHLLLAARNGDQLKALADRLRSVHQIDATTSVVDLRKAEDVARLAKEAADIDVLVNNAGDIPGGSIDKIDEATWRHAWELKVFGYINLTRQVYAQMKARGGGVIVNDIGAAGEKFDANYICGSSGNAALMAFTRALGGKSLADNIRVVGINPGPVGTDRHVTLLKTRAKHQFGDENRYKEFQKGLPLGRPAHAREIGDLMAFLASDRSGYTSGVIYTVDGGISAGWG; encoded by the coding sequence ATGGATCTGCATTTGCGTGGCAAGCGCGTCCTGATCACGGGCGCGTCCAAGGGCATCGGTGCCGCCGCCGCCGAGGCGTTTGCAGAGGAAGGCTGCCATCTCCTGCTCGCCGCGCGCAATGGCGATCAGCTCAAGGCGCTGGCCGACCGCCTGCGCTCCGTGCACCAGATCGATGCCACGACGAGCGTCGTCGACCTACGCAAGGCCGAGGACGTGGCGCGGCTCGCAAAGGAAGCCGCCGACATCGACGTCCTCGTCAACAATGCCGGCGACATTCCGGGCGGCTCGATCGACAAGATCGACGAAGCCACCTGGCGGCACGCCTGGGAATTGAAAGTGTTCGGTTACATCAACCTGACACGGCAGGTCTACGCGCAGATGAAGGCGCGGGGCGGCGGCGTGATCGTCAACGACATCGGTGCGGCCGGCGAGAAATTCGACGCCAACTACATCTGCGGCAGCTCCGGTAATGCCGCGCTGATGGCCTTTACCCGCGCGCTCGGGGGCAAGAGCCTCGCCGACAACATCCGCGTGGTCGGGATCAATCCCGGCCCGGTCGGCACCGACCGCCATGTCACGCTGCTCAAGACGCGGGCCAAGCACCAGTTCGGCGACGAGAACCGCTACAAGGAATTCCAGAAGGGCCTGCCGCTCGGCCGTCCCGCCCATGCGCGCGAGATCGGCGACCTCATGGCGTTCCTGGCATCGGATCGCTCCGGCTACACCTCGGGCGTGATCTACACGGTCGATGGCGGCATCAGCGCGGGGTGGGGTTAA
- a CDS encoding TetR/AcrR family transcriptional regulator, which yields MPSQLARKPQNTYHHGDLRDALIKAALREAEQGGAEAISIKALAKQLGVSQPAPYRHFADREALLAAVTAEAFRQFTAVLRAAIAKPSKQSKLSRLAQATLDFGLRRNGIYRLMFASRTVSCAAKGSELHEATRETFTLVIEALEAPAVGYLRERQALKIWAALHGVVMLAEQGMLTGQSAHTTREELVEDFVNETKTALAAAIKDLRRRDNTSA from the coding sequence ATGCCGTCACAACTCGCCCGCAAGCCGCAGAACACCTATCATCACGGCGATCTCCGCGACGCCCTGATCAAGGCCGCCTTGCGCGAAGCGGAGCAGGGCGGAGCCGAGGCGATCAGCATCAAGGCGCTGGCGAAACAGCTCGGCGTCTCGCAGCCGGCGCCGTACCGGCATTTCGCCGACCGCGAGGCGCTGCTCGCGGCGGTGACGGCGGAGGCGTTCCGGCAGTTCACCGCAGTGCTGCGCGCGGCGATCGCGAAGCCATCGAAGCAGTCGAAGCTGTCGCGGCTGGCCCAGGCGACGCTCGATTTCGGCCTGCGCCGCAACGGCATCTATCGCTTGATGTTCGCTTCGCGCACCGTATCCTGCGCGGCCAAGGGCAGCGAGCTGCACGAGGCCACGCGCGAAACCTTCACGCTGGTGATCGAAGCGCTGGAAGCACCGGCGGTGGGTTACTTGCGCGAGCGGCAGGCGCTGAAGATCTGGGCGGCGCTGCACGGCGTGGTGATGCTGGCCGAGCAGGGGATGCTCACCGGTCAATCCGCGCACACCACGCGCGAGGAGCTGGTCGAGGATTTCGTCAACGAGACCAAGACCGCGCTTGCGGCCGCGATCAAGGATCTGCGACGTCGGGACAACACCAGCGCTTAG
- a CDS encoding MurR/RpiR family transcriptional regulator, with product MAEPAKSSPLSELCSALPSLPLRLQEVGRFVAANDYDATTRSMRDLAAEAGADPAAFTRLAKAIGYSGWDELRAALTEARRPSQTSPFSGRAKSRRQGPNADVALVTDKLNAEAAGLPRIPARSIADAARALHGAKRIWIAGYRSCRSVAELLNYELRLFRPDQVQIVGGSGPDDLDLGAFRPGEAVIVVGFMPYTHASVRVAQATYHAGATLIAIADSVAAPMAEGAGHVLLFEADSPPGFFPSLTGAIAIAQSLAAVTFSLGGTAAKKRLQDTEARLAAASTYVSEKG from the coding sequence ATGGCCGAGCCCGCGAAATCCTCGCCCTTGAGCGAACTCTGCAGCGCATTGCCATCGCTCCCCCTGCGTTTGCAGGAGGTCGGACGCTTCGTCGCGGCCAATGATTACGACGCCACCACCCGTTCGATGCGCGATCTCGCGGCGGAAGCCGGCGCCGATCCTGCCGCATTCACGCGCCTTGCCAAGGCGATCGGCTATTCCGGCTGGGACGAGTTGCGCGCGGCGCTGACGGAGGCGCGGCGGCCGTCGCAGACCTCCCCCTTCTCCGGACGCGCCAAAAGCCGCCGCCAGGGCCCCAATGCCGATGTCGCACTCGTCACCGACAAACTCAATGCTGAGGCCGCCGGCCTTCCGCGTATCCCGGCCCGATCGATCGCGGATGCCGCCCGCGCGCTGCACGGCGCAAAGCGGATTTGGATCGCGGGCTATCGTAGCTGCCGCAGCGTCGCGGAACTGCTGAACTACGAGCTGCGACTGTTCCGTCCCGACCAGGTGCAGATCGTCGGCGGCTCCGGCCCCGACGATCTCGATCTCGGCGCGTTCCGGCCTGGCGAAGCGGTCATCGTCGTCGGCTTCATGCCCTATACGCATGCGAGCGTCCGAGTCGCGCAGGCCACCTATCACGCCGGCGCGACCTTGATCGCGATTGCCGACAGCGTGGCGGCACCGATGGCCGAGGGCGCCGGTCACGTGCTGCTGTTTGAGGCAGATTCCCCGCCCGGCTTCTTTCCGAGCCTCACCGGCGCCATCGCAATTGCACAGTCGCTGGCGGCGGTGACGTTCTCGCTCGGCGGCACGGCCGCGAAGAAACGCCTTCAGGACACCGAGGCGCGGCTCGCTGCAGCCTCCACCTACGTCTCAGAGAAAGGTTGA
- a CDS encoding aspartate aminotransferase family protein encodes MAARTTRVLHRSLREAPPKAIGGEGVYLFAEDGRRVIDASGGAAVSCLGHQHPRVIAAMAKQASTLAYAHTAFFSSEPAEALAELLVGHEPGGLAYAYFVSGGSEAIEASIKLARQYFIERGEPQRQHFIARRQSYHGNTLGALAAGGNAWRRAPYAPLLSAAFSHVTPAFAYHERRDGESDTQFVARLAAELEAEFQRLGPDTVAAFLAEPVVGATAGAVTAPDGYFRAVREICDQHGALLILDEVMSGMGRTGTTHAWEQEGIAPDIQAIAKGLGGGYQPIGAMLASGKIIDTIRAGSGAFQHGHTYLAHPLACAAALAVQEVIREDRLLDRVKERGKQLERRLIERFGNHRHVGDIRGRGLFWAIELVADRASRNSFDPALKLHQKIKAEAFANGLGCYPGGGTVDGVRGDHVLLAPPYIVSAEEIDLIVDKLGTAVDNVLRSVNH; translated from the coding sequence ATGGCCGCTCGCACCACCCGCGTGCTGCACCGCTCATTGCGTGAAGCGCCACCCAAGGCGATCGGCGGAGAAGGCGTCTATCTCTTCGCCGAGGACGGACGGCGCGTGATCGACGCTTCCGGCGGCGCGGCGGTTTCCTGCCTCGGCCACCAGCATCCGCGCGTGATCGCGGCGATGGCGAAGCAGGCCTCGACGCTGGCCTATGCCCACACCGCCTTCTTCTCGTCCGAGCCGGCGGAAGCGCTCGCCGAGTTGCTGGTCGGCCACGAGCCCGGTGGTCTTGCCTACGCCTATTTCGTCAGCGGCGGATCGGAGGCAATCGAAGCCAGCATCAAGCTCGCGCGGCAATACTTCATCGAGCGCGGCGAGCCGCAGCGACAGCATTTCATCGCGCGCCGGCAGAGCTATCACGGCAACACACTCGGTGCGCTCGCCGCCGGCGGCAATGCCTGGCGCCGCGCGCCCTATGCGCCGCTGCTGTCGGCCGCGTTCAGCCATGTGACGCCGGCCTTCGCCTATCATGAGAGGCGCGACGGCGAGTCGGATACGCAGTTCGTGGCGCGGCTTGCCGCCGAGCTCGAAGCCGAGTTTCAACGGCTCGGCCCCGACACCGTCGCGGCATTTCTCGCCGAGCCAGTCGTCGGCGCCACTGCCGGCGCCGTGACGGCACCGGACGGCTACTTCAGGGCGGTCCGCGAGATCTGCGACCAGCACGGCGCGCTGCTCATCCTCGACGAGGTCATGAGTGGCATGGGCCGCACCGGCACCACGCATGCCTGGGAGCAGGAGGGCATCGCGCCCGACATCCAGGCGATCGCAAAGGGGCTCGGCGGCGGCTATCAGCCGATCGGCGCGATGCTCGCAAGCGGCAAGATCATCGACACGATTCGCGCGGGGAGCGGTGCGTTCCAGCACGGCCATACCTACCTCGCCCATCCCCTCGCCTGCGCGGCCGCGCTCGCGGTACAGGAGGTGATCCGCGAGGATCGCCTGCTCGACCGCGTGAAGGAACGCGGCAAGCAGCTCGAGCGGCGCCTCATCGAGCGCTTCGGCAATCACCGCCATGTCGGCGATATCAGGGGCCGAGGCCTGTTTTGGGCGATCGAGCTCGTCGCCGATCGCGCCAGCCGCAACTCGTTCGATCCCGCGCTCAAGCTGCACCAGAAGATCAAGGCCGAGGCTTTTGCCAACGGGCTCGGCTGCTATCCGGGCGGAGGCACCGTGGACGGCGTCCGCGGCGACCACGTGTTGCTGGCCCCGCCCTATATCGTCTCCGCGGAGGAGATCGACCTGATCGTCGACAAGCTCGGCACGGCCGTCGACAACGTGTTGCGTAGTGTCAATCACTGA
- a CDS encoding amino acid ABC transporter permease — translation MTAITDIPDAPRAARRPQTGNPVLRWLRTNLFSSIPNAIISLVLLAVLARGILSFVQWGIANAVWLTPANDSSACRAVRGLGACWAIIPEKYRFILFGTYPFDEQWRPALSVLLFIALFYLSTRRVWWRRELIYLWIGALALISVLMWGGVLGLSFVSQDRWGGLPVTLILATFGLAFGFPLGILVALGRRSKLPAIRSLSVLYVELIRGVPLVSLLFMASVMFPLFMPSGFNIDKLLRAQIAIILFAGAYLAEVVRAGLQAVPRGQYEAADALGLSYWRKNRLIILPQAIRHVIPPLVNTFIAFFKDTSLVLIIGIFDLLTTAKTAIIDPAWQQFSVEVYIFVAAIYFAFCFAMSRYSRSLEAMRGR, via the coding sequence ATGACGGCGATCACCGACATTCCCGACGCGCCGCGCGCCGCCCGCCGCCCGCAAACGGGGAACCCGGTGCTGCGCTGGCTGCGCACGAACCTGTTCTCTTCGATCCCCAACGCCATCATCTCGCTGGTGCTGCTCGCGGTGCTCGCCAGAGGCATCTTGAGTTTCGTGCAGTGGGGCATTGCGAATGCGGTCTGGCTCACGCCGGCAAACGATTCCAGCGCCTGCCGCGCGGTGCGCGGTCTCGGCGCCTGCTGGGCGATCATCCCCGAAAAGTACCGCTTCATCCTGTTCGGAACCTATCCGTTCGACGAGCAGTGGCGGCCGGCGCTGTCGGTGCTCCTGTTCATCGCGCTGTTCTATCTCTCCACCCGCCGCGTCTGGTGGCGCCGCGAACTGATCTATCTTTGGATCGGCGCACTTGCGCTGATCAGCGTGCTGATGTGGGGCGGCGTGCTGGGCTTGTCGTTCGTCTCGCAGGATCGCTGGGGCGGATTGCCGGTGACCTTGATCCTCGCCACGTTCGGTCTCGCCTTCGGCTTCCCGCTCGGCATTCTCGTCGCGCTTGGCCGGCGTTCGAAGCTGCCGGCGATCCGCTCGCTCAGCGTGCTCTATGTCGAGTTGATCCGCGGCGTGCCGCTGGTGAGCCTATTGTTCATGGCGAGCGTGATGTTTCCGCTGTTCATGCCGAGCGGCTTCAACATCGACAAGCTGCTGCGCGCGCAGATCGCGATCATCCTGTTCGCGGGCGCCTATCTCGCCGAAGTCGTTCGCGCCGGGCTCCAGGCCGTGCCGCGCGGACAATACGAGGCTGCTGATGCGCTGGGGCTGTCCTACTGGCGCAAGAACCGGCTGATCATCCTGCCGCAGGCGATCCGCCACGTCATTCCGCCGCTCGTCAACACCTTCATCGCGTTCTTCAAGGACACCAGCCTCGTCCTCATCATCGGCATCTTCGACCTGCTCACCACGGCCAAGACCGCGATCATCGATCCGGCCTGGCAGCAGTTCTCGGTCGAGGTCTACATCTTCGTCGCCGCGATCTACTTTGCCTTCTGCTTCGCGATGTCGCGGTACAGCCGCAGCCTGGAAGCGATGCGCGGGAGGTGA
- a CDS encoding tartrate dehydrogenase, giving the protein MSKKQYRIAVIPGDGIGKEVMPEGLRVLEAAAKKHGVAVHFDHFDFSSWDYYEKHGQMMPDDWKEKIGKHDAIYFGAVGWPAKIPDHVSLWGSLIKFRREFDQYVNLRPVRLMPGVPSPLANRKPGDIDFWVVRENTEGEYSSVGGRMFPDTDREFVTQQTVMTRTGVDRILKFAFELAQSRPKKHLTSATKSNGISITMPYWDERVEAMAKKYPGVKWDKYHIDILTANFVLHPDWFDVVVGSNLFGDILSDLGPACTGTIGIAPSGNINPERNFPSVFEPVHGSAPDIAGQGIANPIGMIWSGAMMFEHLGEKEAGKSIVDAIERTLGERTLRTRDLGGNADTTACGKAVAEMVE; this is encoded by the coding sequence ATGAGCAAAAAACAATACCGGATCGCGGTCATTCCCGGCGACGGCATCGGCAAGGAAGTGATGCCCGAAGGCCTGCGCGTTCTGGAGGCGGCGGCAAAGAAGCATGGGGTCGCCGTGCATTTCGACCATTTCGACTTCTCGTCCTGGGACTATTACGAGAAGCACGGCCAGATGATGCCGGACGACTGGAAGGAGAAGATCGGCAAGCACGACGCGATCTATTTCGGTGCGGTCGGCTGGCCGGCCAAGATCCCGGATCACGTCTCGCTGTGGGGCTCGCTCATAAAATTTCGCCGCGAGTTCGACCAGTATGTGAACCTGCGCCCGGTGCGGCTGATGCCGGGCGTGCCGTCGCCGCTCGCGAACCGCAAGCCCGGTGACATTGATTTCTGGGTGGTGCGCGAGAACACCGAAGGTGAGTATTCCTCCGTCGGCGGCCGCATGTTCCCGGACACCGACCGCGAGTTCGTCACGCAGCAGACCGTGATGACCCGCACCGGTGTCGACCGCATCCTGAAATTCGCCTTCGAGCTCGCCCAGTCGCGGCCGAAGAAGCACCTGACCTCGGCGACCAAGTCCAACGGCATCTCCATCACCATGCCCTATTGGGACGAGCGCGTGGAGGCGATGGCGAAGAAGTATCCCGGCGTGAAGTGGGACAAGTACCACATCGACATCCTGACCGCGAACTTCGTGCTGCATCCGGACTGGTTCGATGTCGTGGTCGGCTCCAATCTGTTCGGCGACATTCTCTCTGACCTCGGCCCCGCCTGCACCGGCACGATCGGCATCGCGCCATCCGGCAACATCAACCCCGAGCGCAATTTCCCCTCGGTGTTCGAGCCGGTGCACGGCTCGGCGCCGGATATCGCGGGCCAAGGCATCGCCAACCCGATCGGCATGATCTGGTCGGGCGCGATGATGTTCGAGCATCTCGGCGAGAAGGAAGCCGGCAAGTCGATTGTCGACGCGATCGAGCGCACGCTCGGCGAACGCACGCTGCGTACGCGGGACCTCGGCGGCAATGCCGACACCACGGCCTGCGGCAAGGCGGTTGCGGAGATGGTGGAATAA
- a CDS encoding ferredoxin produces MAERLKVHVDPDKCQGHARCKALAPELFELDEYGNAREAGDGTVPVGLEDKAWLAKANCPEIAIDVIEE; encoded by the coding sequence ATGGCAGAGCGACTCAAGGTTCACGTCGATCCGGACAAATGCCAGGGCCACGCGCGCTGCAAGGCGCTCGCGCCGGAGCTTTTCGAGCTCGACGAATACGGCAACGCCCGCGAGGCCGGGGACGGCACCGTGCCGGTCGGCCTGGAAGACAAGGCCTGGCTTGCCAAAGCCAACTGTCCGGAAATCGCGATCGACGTAATCGAGGAATAG
- a CDS encoding ABC transporter permease subunit (The N-terminal region of this protein, as described by TIGR01726, is a three transmembrane segment that identifies a subfamily of ABC transporter permease subunits, which specificities that include histidine, arginine, glutamine, glutamate, L-cystine (sic), the opines (in Agrobacterium) octopine and nopaline, etc.) — MTTDHPRPPPRRSFFGAWGRRELKGLFWQLLVVGIAVAVIAFLWSNTVTNLSARRITTGFAFLGREAGMPIADSLLSYSPKDTYFWAFVVGVANTLRVAVIGIVLATILGTLIGISRLSANWLLSRLAAVYVEVLRDIPLLLQLLFWYVLMQALPAARAAWRPIEGVFLSNRGLILPSIPVGMPQLLVLGTAALGLAVFYVIRRWQIAQQMRDGKPRKAWPIALGLIIVLPALVSVLLGVSWSIAWPELRGFNFIGGLTLAPEYFALLIALVTYTSAFIAEIVRSGIQSVPRGQWDAANALGLRRSFMLRQIILPQALRVIVPPMTSQYLNLTKNSSLAVAIGYQDVVSVANTTLNQTGQAIEAIALIMAVFLTISLGISFFMNWYNARIALVER; from the coding sequence GTGACCACCGACCATCCCAGACCGCCGCCGCGCCGCAGTTTTTTCGGCGCATGGGGACGCCGCGAGCTCAAAGGCCTGTTCTGGCAGCTTCTTGTCGTCGGGATCGCGGTCGCGGTCATCGCCTTCCTCTGGTCCAACACCGTCACCAACCTCTCGGCTCGCCGCATCACGACAGGCTTTGCCTTCCTCGGCCGCGAGGCCGGCATGCCCATCGCAGACAGCCTGCTCTCGTACAGTCCGAAAGACACCTATTTCTGGGCCTTCGTCGTCGGCGTCGCCAACACCTTGCGCGTTGCCGTCATCGGCATCGTGCTCGCAACCATTCTGGGTACGCTGATCGGCATCTCGCGGCTGTCGGCCAACTGGCTGCTGTCGCGGCTTGCCGCCGTCTATGTCGAAGTGCTGCGCGACATCCCGCTGCTGCTCCAGCTTCTGTTCTGGTACGTGCTGATGCAGGCGCTGCCTGCCGCACGCGCGGCGTGGCGGCCGATTGAGGGCGTGTTCCTGTCCAATCGCGGCCTCATCCTGCCGTCGATCCCGGTCGGGATGCCACAGCTATTGGTGCTCGGCACGGCTGCGCTAGGCCTTGCCGTGTTCTATGTCATCCGGCGCTGGCAAATCGCGCAGCAGATGCGGGACGGCAAGCCGCGCAAGGCCTGGCCGATTGCCCTTGGCCTCATCATCGTGCTGCCGGCGCTGGTGTCCGTGCTGCTCGGCGTGTCCTGGAGCATTGCCTGGCCGGAACTGCGTGGCTTCAATTTCATCGGCGGGCTGACGCTCGCGCCGGAATATTTTGCGCTGCTGATCGCGCTGGTCACCTACACCTCGGCCTTCATCGCCGAGATCGTGCGCAGCGGCATCCAGTCCGTGCCGCGCGGCCAGTGGGACGCCGCCAACGCACTCGGCCTGCGCCGCAGCTTCATGCTGCGGCAGATCATCCTGCCGCAGGCGCTGCGCGTGATCGTGCCGCCGATGACGAGCCAGTATCTCAATCTCACCAAGAACTCTTCGCTCGCGGTCGCGATCGGCTACCAGGACGTGGTCTCGGTCGCCAACACCACGCTGAACCAGACCGGGCAGGCGATCGAGGCGATCGCGCTGATCATGGCCGTGTTCCTGACCATCAGCCTCGGCATCAGCTTCTTCATGAATTGGTACAACGCGCGCATCGCGCTGGTGGAGCGCTGA
- a CDS encoding amino acid ABC transporter substrate-binding protein yields the protein MMRKVVIAAGVFVASTAIASAATLDTVKSRGTLVCGVSAGFAGFSAPDSQGNYKGLDVDYCRALAAGVLGDPNKVRYVALTAQNRFTALQSGEIDVLYRNSTQTYLRGVTLGLRQGPINFYDGQGFVVKKDLGVKELKDLKGATVCVAQGTTHEVTLGDYGRANGIDWKPLVFDRVDTMYQTFFGGRCDAMTQDASALAGAVTTAAPNPADYVVLPQTISKEPLGPFTRNGDEVWSDIITWLHYGLIEAEELGVTQANVEEMTKSTTPAIQRLLGTSGDLGSRLGLDNKWLVTAIKAGGNYGEIYERNVGKASPLKLERGLNGLWSKGGLMYAVPFK from the coding sequence ATGATGAGGAAAGTGGTTATCGCGGCAGGTGTTTTCGTGGCATCGACGGCGATCGCATCGGCCGCGACGCTCGACACGGTCAAGAGCCGCGGCACGCTGGTGTGCGGCGTCAGCGCCGGCTTTGCGGGCTTCTCCGCGCCGGACTCGCAAGGCAACTACAAGGGCCTCGACGTCGACTATTGCCGCGCGCTCGCGGCCGGCGTGCTGGGAGACCCCAACAAGGTGCGCTACGTCGCCCTGACGGCGCAGAACCGCTTCACCGCGCTGCAATCGGGCGAGATCGACGTGCTCTACCGCAACTCGACGCAAACCTATTTGCGCGGCGTCACACTGGGCCTCCGGCAGGGCCCGATCAACTTCTACGACGGCCAGGGCTTTGTCGTGAAGAAGGACCTCGGCGTGAAGGAGCTCAAGGATCTGAAGGGCGCTACCGTCTGCGTCGCACAGGGCACTACGCATGAAGTCACGCTCGGCGACTACGGCCGCGCCAACGGCATCGACTGGAAGCCCTTGGTGTTCGACCGCGTCGACACCATGTACCAGACCTTCTTCGGCGGCCGCTGCGATGCCATGACCCAGGACGCCTCCGCACTCGCCGGTGCGGTGACAACCGCAGCGCCGAACCCGGCCGACTACGTCGTGCTGCCGCAGACCATCAGCAAGGAGCCGCTTGGGCCCTTCACCCGCAACGGCGATGAGGTCTGGAGCGACATCATCACCTGGCTGCATTACGGACTGATCGAGGCCGAGGAGCTCGGCGTGACGCAGGCCAATGTCGAGGAGATGACCAAGTCGACCACGCCCGCGATTCAACGACTTCTCGGCACTTCCGGCGATCTCGGCTCGCGGCTCGGGCTCGACAACAAATGGCTGGTTACGGCGATCAAGGCCGGCGGCAATTACGGCGAGATCTATGAGCGCAACGTCGGCAAGGCGAGCCCGCTCAAGCTCGAACGCGGCCTCAACGGCCTCTGGAGCAAGGGCGGCCTGATGTACGCCGTTCCGTTCAAGTAA